A single Nostoc sp. PCC 7107 DNA region contains:
- a CDS encoding DUF3616 domain-containing protein has translation MHNSQIIKQIILSFTESFREYRTDISGVILTPDRYLWLGSDETASLERLTLIEENKFAEHQQYKVADFLNLPASENEEIDIEGLAYTDYYLWLVGSHSYKRKKPKPDKSDQKNVSRLAKVEIESNRYILGRIPLIDGHLVASCQHPKDANLQLTSAKLEITKQGNLLMSALVSDPHLGGFIQAAIPGKDNGFDIEGLAIYQNRIFLGLRGPVLRGWAIVLEIELQNHSPGLMKLIPMGEGNKEYKKYFLWLNGLGIRDLCLDGEDLLILAGPTMDLDGPVQIYRWQNGVNPSENMLNYPQLVQEIPYGNRNDHAEGMTLFKDILGVPSLLVVYDSPADGRLIDDRSVTADIFPLS, from the coding sequence ATGCACAATTCACAGATAATCAAGCAAATTATTCTCTCATTTACTGAAAGCTTTCGAGAATACAGAACAGATATTTCGGGAGTAATATTAACACCTGACCGTTATTTATGGTTGGGTTCAGATGAAACTGCATCATTAGAAAGACTAACTTTGATTGAGGAAAATAAATTTGCCGAACACCAACAATATAAAGTCGCAGATTTTTTAAATTTACCAGCCTCAGAAAACGAAGAAATTGATATTGAAGGACTGGCGTATACAGATTATTATTTATGGCTGGTTGGTTCGCATAGCTACAAACGCAAAAAACCAAAACCCGACAAGTCTGATCAAAAAAATGTTTCTAGGCTGGCAAAAGTTGAAATCGAATCTAACCGTTATATCTTAGGCAGAATTCCTTTGATTGATGGACATTTAGTTGCATCTTGTCAACATCCAAAAGATGCAAATTTACAGTTAACATCTGCTAAATTAGAAATAACAAAACAAGGCAATTTATTGATGTCTGCTTTAGTAAGTGACCCTCATTTGGGTGGATTTATTCAAGCTGCAATTCCTGGCAAAGATAATGGTTTTGATATTGAAGGTTTAGCCATTTATCAAAATAGGATTTTTTTAGGCTTGCGTGGCCCTGTATTAAGAGGTTGGGCAATAGTTTTAGAAATTGAACTACAAAACCATAGTCCAGGGTTGATGAAACTAATTCCGATGGGTGAAGGAAATAAAGAATACAAAAAATATTTTCTCTGGCTGAATGGGTTAGGAATTCGTGATTTGTGTCTTGATGGAGAAGATTTATTAATCTTAGCTGGGCCAACAATGGATTTAGATGGCCCAGTGCAAATTTATCGTTGGCAAAATGGTGTTAACCCTTCAGAAAATATGCTCAACTATCCACAGCTTGTGCAAGAAATTCCTTATGGAAATCGCAATGATCATGCTGAGGGAATGACTTTATTTAAAGATATATTAGGAGTGCCTTCGCTATTAGTAGTTTATGATTCTCCTGCTGATGGGAGGTTAATTGATGATCGCAGCGTTACAGCAGATATATTCCCCTTAAGTTAA
- a CDS encoding thioredoxin family protein, whose product MTTEAPVNSPAKPESKFGARLRNFLIVIVAIALSVALVLGLRTESNSISVSELGKNSTPLDVALSNGKPSIVEFYADWCTVCQKMAPDMAQLEQQYANQANFVMLNVDNNKWLPEMLKYRVDGIPHFVFLTKGGESIAQAIGDIPRTIMGNNIEALVAGTPLPYAQASGKTSKVSTPIAPKSQDDPRSHGNQVVN is encoded by the coding sequence ATGACTACCGAAGCACCCGTTAATTCTCCCGCCAAGCCGGAATCTAAATTTGGGGCGCGTTTGAGAAACTTCTTAATTGTAATAGTAGCGATCGCCCTCAGCGTTGCCCTCGTCTTAGGATTACGAACTGAAAGTAATTCCATTTCCGTCTCCGAGTTGGGTAAAAACTCTACCCCTCTAGATGTTGCATTGAGTAACGGTAAACCATCCATAGTTGAGTTTTACGCTGACTGGTGTACTGTCTGCCAGAAGATGGCACCAGACATGGCACAACTAGAACAGCAGTATGCCAACCAAGCTAATTTTGTCATGCTGAATGTAGATAATAACAAGTGGTTGCCAGAAATGTTGAAATATCGCGTAGATGGCATTCCCCATTTTGTCTTCTTAACTAAAGGTGGAGAAAGCATAGCCCAGGCGATCGGTGATATACCCCGTACTATCATGGGCAATAATATCGAAGCATTGGTAGCTGGTACACCTTTACCTTATGCCCAAGCAAGTGGTAAAACTTCTAAAGTTTCCACACCAATTGCACCAAAAAGCCAAGATGATCCTCGCAGTCATGGTAATCAAGTAGTTAATTAG
- a CDS encoding tautomerase family protein produces the protein MVQVKVYGLADKLNPIKSELSNIIHTCLIEIIKVAPEKRFQRFFPLEPENFYYPNDRSDNYLVIEIIMFEGRSMETKKELIRKLIKDIYETFGISVNDIEITLFETPKSHWGIRGTTGDELNLNYKIEV, from the coding sequence ATGGTACAAGTTAAAGTATATGGTTTAGCGGATAAACTAAATCCAATTAAATCCGAGTTATCTAATATTATTCATACCTGCCTGATTGAAATTATCAAAGTTGCTCCTGAAAAAAGGTTTCAGCGATTTTTTCCCTTAGAACCAGAAAACTTCTACTATCCTAACGATAGGTCGGATAATTATCTAGTCATCGAAATTATCATGTTTGAAGGACGCTCAATGGAAACAAAAAAAGAGCTAATTCGGAAGTTAATTAAGGATATTTATGAAACCTTTGGTATTTCTGTTAACGATATTGAAATCACCCTTTTTGAAACTCCAAAATCTCACTGGGGCATTAGAGGTACAACCGGAGACGAATTAAATTTGAATTACAAAATAGAAGTTTAA
- a CDS encoding oxygenase MpaB family protein yields MLPNRYQNLNLIQQLDPVQDHSQIYHLMSGYEFSWEMQRSLELALMRTYCVPNISKLLDKTKEFYQRPQKRYDDTSILLVEIVKWGYESDRGKQALQRMNAIHGRFKIDNADFLYVLSTFIYDPIDWNANFGWRLMCEQEKLACFYFWQEVGKRMHIENIPETYAEFERYKLDYERENFRYSHTNRRVGEATLALFLSWFPGWMRQPLKPIIYALVDETMLDAFGFEHPSPLLRFTMVRILKFRARLMHLFPPRTQTNFYIDSPIRSYPNGYEIAKVGPDDRGK; encoded by the coding sequence ATGCTTCCCAACCGCTATCAAAACCTGAATTTGATTCAGCAACTTGACCCAGTACAAGACCATAGTCAGATATATCATCTGATGTCGGGTTATGAATTTTCCTGGGAAATGCAGCGATCGCTCGAATTAGCCTTAATGCGAACTTACTGCGTTCCCAATATTTCTAAATTACTAGATAAGACAAAAGAATTTTACCAGCGTCCGCAAAAACGCTATGACGACACCTCTATTCTGCTGGTAGAAATTGTCAAGTGGGGTTATGAGAGCGATCGCGGTAAACAAGCATTACAACGCATGAATGCTATCCACGGACGCTTTAAGATTGACAACGCAGATTTTTTATATGTACTTTCGACCTTTATTTACGATCCTATCGACTGGAATGCGAATTTTGGTTGGCGGTTGATGTGCGAACAAGAAAAATTAGCTTGCTTTTACTTTTGGCAAGAAGTCGGTAAGAGGATGCACATTGAAAATATTCCCGAAACCTACGCAGAGTTTGAACGTTATAAACTAGACTACGAACGAGAAAACTTTCGCTATTCTCACACAAACCGCCGCGTTGGCGAAGCAACCCTCGCTTTATTTTTGAGTTGGTTTCCTGGTTGGATGCGACAACCATTAAAACCGATTATCTATGCTTTAGTTGATGAGACAATGCTTGATGCTTTTGGTTTTGAACACCCTTCACCATTGTTGCGTTTTACTATGGTAAGAATACTGAAATTCCGCGCCAGATTAATGCACTTGTTCCCACCGCGGACTCAGACTAATTTTTATATTGATTCTCCTATCCGCAGTTATCCCAATGGTTATGAGATAGCCAAGGTGGGGCCAGATGACAGAGGTAAGTGA
- a CDS encoding NIL domain-containing protein: MKKRVTLTFPKRAIQMPVTYVLAKDFNVAANIIRAQVAPNQIGKLVVELSGDIDQLDAAIEWMRSRHIGVSSSLGEIAIDEDVCVDCGLCTGVCPTEALSLHPETYKLTFTRSRCIVCEQCIPTCPVQAISTNL; the protein is encoded by the coding sequence GTGAAAAAACGAGTTACTCTGACATTTCCCAAGCGTGCCATTCAAATGCCTGTGACTTATGTACTGGCAAAAGATTTTAATGTAGCTGCTAATATTATCCGCGCCCAAGTGGCCCCCAATCAAATCGGCAAACTGGTGGTAGAACTCTCAGGAGACATCGATCAGCTAGATGCAGCAATTGAGTGGATGAGATCGCGCCATATTGGTGTGTCTTCAAGTTTAGGAGAAATTGCCATTGATGAAGATGTCTGTGTTGACTGTGGCTTGTGTACTGGGGTATGTCCAACAGAAGCACTGAGTCTGCACCCAGAAACATATAAATTAACATTCACGCGATCGCGCTGCATTGTCTGTGAACAGTGTATTCCGACTTGTCCTGTACAAGCGATTTCTACCAACCTTTAA
- a CDS encoding TetR/AcrR family transcriptional regulator, translating to MSKGKETKTRILQQAAELFNQQGYAGSSISDIMRVTGLQKGGIYNHFSSKDELALQAFDFAIALISQRTKAAIRSKNDAVERLEAIMEVFSSFVEHPPIKGGCPLLNTAIESDDTHPALRDRARQAMNSWLNLISQIITKGIDRGEIRPGVNADEVATIMIATLEGAIMMSKLCDDVIHIQRIITHLKQYITTNLKSNGTS from the coding sequence ATGTCTAAAGGTAAAGAAACAAAAACTCGAATTCTCCAACAAGCGGCGGAACTGTTTAACCAACAGGGATACGCGGGTTCGTCTATTTCAGATATTATGCGTGTTACCGGATTGCAGAAAGGAGGAATTTACAATCACTTCTCCAGCAAAGATGAATTAGCACTTCAAGCATTTGATTTTGCGATCGCCCTTATCAGTCAGCGGACAAAAGCCGCGATTCGCAGTAAAAATGATGCAGTTGAACGCCTAGAAGCGATTATGGAAGTATTTAGCAGCTTTGTTGAGCATCCACCAATTAAAGGTGGTTGTCCACTGTTGAATACAGCGATTGAGAGTGATGATACTCATCCAGCATTGCGCGATCGGGCGCGACAAGCAATGAACTCTTGGCTAAACTTGATTTCTCAAATTATTACTAAGGGAATTGATAGAGGTGAAATTCGCCCTGGAGTGAATGCTGATGAAGTTGCAACTATTATGATTGCTACTTTAGAAGGCGCAATCATGATGAGCAAGTTATGCGACGATGTAATTCACATCCAAAGAATAATTACTCACTTGAAACAGTATATAACCACTAATCTTAAAAGCAATGGTACAAGTTAA
- a CDS encoding CHAD domain-containing protein: MKLATKTTVKTLGEYAYQAIQKHFNKTLKYEKTVKKDEDPEALHQMRVGMRRLRTAVSRFDVVLNLPKPASDKNIGKLARRLGSLRDLDVLKENLEQLYQPKLPHKEQKSLHKAFQALAKQREAALADVLNTLKDEPYKSFKQTLEEWLKQPHYQSLAALSIQQVLPDLLLPEVSIFFLHPGWLVGTQVAESEVKIRIDWQAEKIEQHLTNKGETIHDLRKQAKRLRYQMELFTDLYPESSATYIADIKSIQDILGSIQDSVVMSEWLTDVFKSEFNTHLPTLANLLAENRYQLWQQWQPLQEKYLMVENRHNFRLAILQSV; the protein is encoded by the coding sequence ATGAAATTAGCAACCAAAACCACAGTCAAAACTCTAGGCGAATATGCTTACCAAGCAATTCAAAAGCATTTTAATAAAACTTTAAAGTACGAAAAAACTGTTAAAAAAGATGAAGATCCAGAAGCGCTACATCAAATGCGTGTAGGGATGCGCCGTCTCCGCACCGCAGTTAGTCGGTTTGATGTCGTACTAAATTTGCCAAAGCCAGCAAGCGATAAAAATATCGGTAAACTTGCTCGTCGCCTGGGTAGCCTCAGAGATTTAGATGTACTCAAAGAAAATTTAGAACAGCTTTACCAACCAAAACTACCACATAAGGAACAGAAATCTTTACATAAAGCTTTTCAGGCTTTAGCAAAACAGCGCGAAGCCGCGTTAGCCGATGTGTTGAATACACTCAAGGATGAGCCATATAAATCTTTTAAACAAACATTAGAAGAATGGTTAAAACAACCTCACTATCAATCTCTAGCTGCTCTCTCAATTCAGCAAGTATTACCAGATTTACTTTTACCAGAAGTCAGTATTTTCTTTCTCCATCCAGGGTGGTTAGTGGGAACTCAAGTTGCCGAGTCTGAAGTCAAGATTCGTATTGATTGGCAAGCTGAAAAAATAGAACAACATCTAACGAATAAAGGTGAAACGATTCATGATTTACGCAAACAAGCAAAACGTTTGCGTTATCAAATGGAATTATTTACTGACTTATATCCTGAATCTTCCGCAACTTATATTGCAGACATCAAAAGCATACAAGACATTTTGGGGAGTATTCAAGACAGCGTAGTTATGAGTGAGTGGCTGACAGATGTTTTTAAGTCAGAATTTAACACTCATCTGCCTACCCTGGCAAATTTATTAGCAGAAAACCGGTACCAATTATGGCAGCAGTGGCAACCATTACAAGAAAAATATTTGATGGTGGAAAACCGACATAATTTTCGTTTAGCTATCTTGCAATCAGTTTAG
- a CDS encoding NAD(P)H-quinone oxidoreductase subunit F: protein MAQFLLETVWLVPLYALIGGLLAVPWSPGIIRKTGPRPAGYVNLVMTFLAFLHSAIALQATWNHPPQEVFIHWLSTAGLDLTIAIEISSISVGALVVIAGLNLLAQIFAIGYMEMDWGWGRFYSLLGLFEAGLCALALCNNLFFSYVILEVLTLGTYLLVGLWFSQPLVVSGARDAFLTKRVGDLFLLIGVLGLWPLAGTWDYNELAVWATTAEVDPNVITLVGLALIAGPMGKCAQFPLHLWLDEAMEGPVPSTVLRNSVVVASGAWVLIKLQPVLTLSPVVSAAMVAIGAVTAIGASLIAIAQIDVKRCQSYSVSAYMGLVFIAVGTQQDEAALLLVLTHALSAALLVMSTGGIIWNSISQDVTQLGGLWSRRPISGLAFIVGTLGLIGFPPLGSFWALMKLADGLWATQPWLVGIVIGVNALTAVSLTREFGLIFGGKPKQMSERSPEVHWPMVLPMVILFGFVLHLPLVLQSLSLLPNWATMNKDVALLLIWSSIFGFSVSGVIYLGNIPKPIRLPWKGLQDLFAYDFYTPKLYRMTIIFSVAQLAKFADMIDRFVVDGIVNFVGLFSLLGGEGLKYSTSGQTQTYAFTVLLGIGLLGAWVTWPYWGVQFLELMF from the coding sequence CGATCGCCTTACAAGCAACTTGGAATCATCCACCCCAAGAAGTATTTATTCATTGGCTGTCAACAGCAGGTTTAGACCTTACCATTGCTATCGAAATTTCTTCAATTAGTGTAGGTGCATTGGTAGTAATTGCAGGGTTAAATTTGCTGGCGCAGATTTTTGCCATTGGCTATATGGAAATGGATTGGGGTTGGGGACGCTTCTATTCTTTGTTGGGATTATTTGAAGCGGGATTATGCGCTTTAGCTTTATGTAATAACTTGTTCTTCAGTTATGTAATTCTTGAAGTCCTCACTTTAGGAACTTACCTGTTAGTTGGCTTATGGTTTAGTCAACCATTGGTAGTTAGCGGTGCGAGAGACGCTTTCTTGACCAAACGGGTAGGAGACTTGTTTTTGTTGATAGGGGTCTTAGGTTTATGGCCTCTGGCGGGAACCTGGGATTATAACGAACTAGCTGTATGGGCGACAACTGCTGAAGTTGACCCCAATGTAATTACCTTAGTCGGTTTAGCGTTAATTGCCGGGCCAATGGGCAAATGCGCCCAGTTCCCCCTGCATTTGTGGTTAGATGAGGCGATGGAAGGCCCTGTTCCCAGTACAGTTTTGCGGAACTCGGTAGTAGTTGCGAGTGGCGCATGGGTGCTGATTAAATTGCAACCTGTGTTAACTCTGTCGCCTGTAGTGTCTGCTGCAATGGTAGCGATAGGTGCGGTAACAGCCATTGGTGCTTCGTTAATTGCGATCGCCCAAATAGACGTTAAACGCTGCCAATCTTATTCTGTTAGTGCTTACATGGGCTTGGTGTTCATCGCTGTAGGTACACAACAAGATGAAGCTGCATTATTATTAGTTCTTACCCATGCCTTATCTGCTGCATTGTTGGTGATGAGTACGGGGGGGATTATTTGGAACAGTATTAGCCAAGATGTCACCCAACTAGGTGGACTATGGTCACGTCGCCCAATCTCTGGTTTAGCTTTTATTGTTGGCACATTAGGATTAATTGGCTTCCCACCCCTAGGTAGCTTTTGGGCGTTGATGAAATTAGCCGATGGGTTATGGGCTACTCAACCTTGGTTAGTTGGGATAGTTATAGGAGTTAACGCCTTAACCGCAGTCAGTTTAACCAGAGAATTCGGCTTAATTTTTGGTGGTAAACCCAAGCAGATGAGTGAGCGATCGCCTGAAGTTCACTGGCCAATGGTACTACCGATGGTAATTTTATTCGGCTTTGTCCTCCATCTACCTTTAGTGTTGCAAAGCTTATCACTATTACCCAACTGGGCAACCATGAATAAAGATGTCGCCCTCTTGTTAATTTGGTCAAGCATCTTTGGTTTTAGTGTCTCTGGGGTAATTTATCTCGGCAATATTCCTAAACCAATTCGCCTACCTTGGAAAGGCTTGCAAGACTTGTTCGCTTACGACTTTTATACTCCCAAACTCTACCGTATGACCATCATTTTCAGCGTTGCCCAACTTGCTAAATTCGCTGATATGATTGACCGCTTTGTAGTTGATGGCATAGTTAATTTTGTTGGTTTATTTTCACTCCTCGGTGGAGAAGGTTTGAAATACAGCACCTCCGGTCAAACCCAAACTTATGCCTTTACCGTCCTATTAGGAATCGGTCTTTTAGGTGCGTGGGTGACATGGCCATACTGGGGCGTGCAATTTTTAGAGTTGATGTTTTAG
- a CDS encoding thioesterase family protein: protein MALTQSLHRALEVKLTIPVRTYDIDFAGIVSNIVYIRWLEDLRLKFLDEHWQLDKQIQQGYAPIMLGTEISYKRSIKLIDKVIGHLWLSDLGRLKWTVQAEILSNNELAAIATQKGAFVSLQNNRPIPIPAELQKKYADSQQI, encoded by the coding sequence ATGGCATTAACTCAAAGTTTGCACAGAGCATTAGAAGTGAAACTAACAATTCCTGTAAGAACTTATGACATTGACTTTGCTGGAATTGTCAGCAACATAGTTTATATCAGATGGCTAGAAGACTTACGCTTGAAGTTCTTAGATGAACACTGGCAACTTGATAAACAAATCCAACAAGGATACGCACCAATCATGCTAGGAACTGAAATCAGTTATAAGCGTTCTATCAAACTCATAGATAAAGTCATAGGACATCTATGGTTAAGTGATTTAGGACGACTAAAATGGACTGTACAAGCTGAAATTTTATCTAATAATGAGTTGGCAGCAATAGCTACACAAAAAGGTGCTTTTGTCAGTTTACAAAATAATCGTCCTATTCCCATCCCAGCAGAATTGCAAAAGAAATACGCAGATTCTCAGCAAATTTAA
- a CDS encoding CO2 hydration protein, with protein MVQTPEKPVTKLPPSRHEFAEVIHRLEAGGSMLPDTPENLMQIIGIYKAYAVPMDFYWRDLLYIAEQVFLEPFAFSKYFLPQEYLDLHNHYAGDDADLRIWRGVATAHPELLAFMEKGETIKMSKLLHHLFHDRINMEFAEACMRAMLWHRQMYAPVNQFDAYLDSEEYKANADRAIKAYFQGNPVMLGLYKLFPDMFLEQCRQMSYYSNLGLFWEVMAPVFFEMSDIYDEGGFKGVPDAMNFLVNGIFAIAGRPIYHHVYIRGECYEIIPKSKGFTWLYEAALPYVEAVFYRTAPFRGTKSYNAQAGQVPDDQKDFHYGILYADVFPVGTAGIPPTLLMQDMLHFLPQYLVDYYKQHCRGEDDTLIQLGISFQRSMYNVTSAVIQALRTALLYPLDDPNPKHLQANREFFEQQLNRFTRADYGMRDAARLRNIQNSDYR; from the coding sequence ATGGTACAGACTCCAGAAAAACCTGTTACTAAACTCCCACCTTCTCGACATGAATTTGCTGAAGTAATTCATCGTTTAGAAGCAGGCGGTTCAATGTTACCAGACACGCCAGAAAATTTGATGCAAATTATCGGGATTTATAAAGCTTATGCTGTCCCGATGGATTTTTACTGGCGTGACCTATTATATATAGCTGAACAGGTATTTTTAGAGCCATTTGCCTTTTCTAAATACTTCTTACCTCAAGAGTATTTAGACCTCCATAATCATTATGCTGGCGATGATGCTGATTTAAGAATTTGGCGTGGTGTTGCAACAGCCCATCCTGAATTGTTGGCATTTATGGAAAAGGGTGAAACCATCAAAATGTCCAAGTTATTGCATCACTTATTCCACGATCGCATAAATATGGAATTTGCGGAAGCTTGTATGCGGGCAATGCTTTGGCATCGGCAGATGTATGCACCAGTCAATCAATTTGACGCTTATCTCGACTCGGAAGAATACAAAGCCAACGCCGACAGGGCAATTAAAGCTTACTTCCAAGGCAACCCAGTAATGTTAGGACTGTACAAACTGTTTCCTGATATGTTCTTGGAACAGTGCCGCCAGATGTCATACTACTCTAACCTCGGCTTGTTCTGGGAAGTCATGGCCCCAGTGTTCTTTGAAATGTCCGACATCTACGACGAAGGCGGGTTTAAGGGCGTACCCGATGCGATGAACTTTTTGGTGAATGGAATATTTGCGATCGCAGGCCGTCCCATTTACCATCATGTTTATATCCGTGGCGAATGCTACGAAATTATCCCCAAATCAAAAGGCTTCACTTGGCTATACGAAGCAGCATTACCCTACGTTGAAGCTGTATTTTACCGCACAGCCCCCTTTAGAGGTACAAAATCATACAACGCCCAAGCAGGACAAGTGCCAGATGACCAAAAAGATTTCCACTACGGCATTCTCTACGCCGATGTCTTTCCTGTAGGTACTGCTGGTATTCCACCCACATTATTAATGCAAGATATGTTGCATTTCTTACCACAATATCTTGTTGATTACTACAAACAACATTGCCGTGGTGAAGATGATACGTTGATTCAGTTGGGTATTAGTTTCCAACGCTCAATGTATAACGTTACTTCTGCGGTAATTCAAGCATTAAGAACTGCGCTTTTATATCCCTTAGATGACCCGAATCCTAAACATTTGCAAGCCAATCGTGAGTTTTTTGAACAGCAATTAAATCGCTTTACTCGCGCTGATTATGGTATGCGTGATGCTGCCCGTCTGCGGAATATTCAAAACTCAGATTATCGATAA
- a CDS encoding NADH-quinone oxidoreductase subunit M — MLSVLIWVPIIAALIIGFWPSNSIPPNRVRLVALTISGLILLWNLFILFKFDLNTPGMQFQEYLPWNETLGLSYQLGVDGLSILMLVLNSLLTWIAIYSSSQNTERPRLFYSMILLVSGGVAGAFLAENLLLFFLFYELELIPFYLLISIWGGEKRAYAGIKFLIYTAVSGALILATFLGMVWLTGSTSFAIDAVSTQTLSAGLQLLLLSGIILGFGIKIPLVPFHTWLPDAYVEASAPIAILLGGVLAKLGTYGLLRFGMGMFPNAWSVVAPTLAIWGAISAIYGAVVAIAQKDIKRMVAYSSIGHMGYVLLASAASTSLALVGAVSQMFSHGIILAILFHLVGVVEAKVGTRELDKLNGLMSPIRGIPLISALLVLSGMASAGIPGLTGFIAEFIVFQGSFSAFPLSTILCVVASGLTAVYFVILLNRTCFGRLDNLAYYPKVLWSEKMPALILAALIIFLGVQPTWLVRWSETTTTAMVAAITPAEKTVISQVVLK; from the coding sequence ATGCTGAGTGTTTTAATTTGGGTACCAATCATCGCTGCGTTAATTATAGGGTTTTGGCCTAGTAATTCCATCCCACCCAATCGCGTGCGCTTGGTAGCCCTCACTATATCCGGTTTAATCCTGCTGTGGAATTTATTCATCCTCTTTAAATTCGATCTCAACACTCCTGGAATGCAGTTTCAAGAATATCTACCTTGGAACGAAACCCTAGGTTTAAGCTATCAATTAGGCGTGGATGGTTTATCAATATTAATGTTGGTTTTAAATAGCCTCCTCACTTGGATTGCTATTTACAGCAGTAGTCAAAATACTGAACGCCCCCGGCTATTTTACTCAATGATTTTGTTAGTAAGTGGTGGCGTTGCCGGGGCTTTTCTCGCCGAAAACTTACTTTTGTTTTTCTTGTTCTACGAGTTAGAATTAATCCCCTTCTATTTATTAATTTCTATTTGGGGCGGCGAAAAACGGGCTTATGCGGGAATCAAGTTTCTAATTTACACTGCGGTTTCCGGCGCATTAATTTTAGCCACCTTCTTAGGTATGGTGTGGCTGACAGGTTCCACTAGCTTTGCCATTGATGCTGTCTCCACTCAAACCCTCTCCGCCGGACTCCAACTGCTTTTGCTATCAGGAATCATCCTGGGTTTTGGCATCAAAATTCCTTTAGTTCCCTTCCATACATGGCTACCTGATGCTTATGTTGAAGCTTCCGCACCTATCGCCATTCTTTTAGGTGGTGTGTTAGCCAAGCTAGGAACCTATGGTTTATTGCGGTTTGGGATGGGAATGTTTCCCAATGCTTGGAGTGTTGTTGCCCCAACCTTAGCCATTTGGGGCGCAATTAGCGCGATTTATGGGGCAGTCGTGGCGATCGCGCAAAAAGATATTAAGCGCATGGTAGCATACAGTTCCATCGGTCACATGGGCTATGTGTTGCTTGCCAGTGCTGCTAGTACCTCCCTCGCGCTGGTCGGTGCAGTTTCCCAAATGTTTAGCCACGGTATTATCCTCGCAATTCTCTTCCATTTGGTAGGAGTCGTTGAAGCCAAAGTTGGCACAAGAGAATTAGATAAACTCAACGGTTTAATGAGTCCTATCCGTGGCATACCTTTAATTAGTGCCTTACTCGTATTAAGTGGCATGGCTAGTGCGGGTATTCCCGGTTTAACAGGATTTATCGCGGAATTTATCGTCTTTCAAGGTAGTTTCTCAGCCTTTCCCCTCTCAACAATATTATGTGTCGTCGCCAGTGGTTTAACTGCTGTATATTTCGTTATCCTCCTCAACCGCACCTGTTTTGGTAGACTCGACAATTTAGCCTACTATCCCAAAGTATTGTGGTCTGAGAAAATGCCAGCCCTAATTTTAGCAGCCTTAATCATCTTTTTAGGAGTCCAACCTACTTGGTTAGTGCGCTGGAGTGAAACCACAACTACGGCAATGGTAGCGGCAATTACCCCTGCGGAAAAAACCGTAATTTCTCAAGTTGTATTGAAGTAG
- a CDS encoding CDP-alcohol phosphatidyltransferase family protein produces the protein MNLKLIPSGLVLFRFLIAPFLLWDAWDGDTSIWFLVGFTASFLSDIFDGIIARQLGVSNAQLRQADSWADTCLFSCIFLSAWLGYRDILIAYQLPLLMVIFAQIMWWIVNLIKYGKPASYHTYSAKFWGITLFIAIVSLFGFNYAGIALWLTCIAGTIYSLEEIAMTLILPVWTHDVLSIFHALNIRQQLQTTDISTV, from the coding sequence ATGAATCTCAAATTAATTCCCAGTGGTCTTGTACTGTTCCGCTTTTTAATAGCACCCTTCCTCCTGTGGGATGCTTGGGATGGTGATACGAGTATTTGGTTTTTGGTGGGTTTTACTGCTTCTTTTCTTTCCGATATCTTTGATGGCATTATTGCCCGGCAGTTGGGTGTTAGCAATGCCCAATTGCGACAAGCTGATAGCTGGGCTGATACCTGCCTTTTTAGTTGTATATTCCTGAGTGCTTGGCTGGGATATCGAGATATTTTGATAGCTTATCAACTACCTTTATTGATGGTGATTTTTGCCCAAATAATGTGGTGGATAGTTAACTTAATCAAGTATGGTAAACCCGCCAGTTATCACACTTATTCAGCCAAGTTTTGGGGCATTACATTATTTATTGCCATTGTGTCCCTATTTGGATTTAACTACGCTGGCATAGCTTTGTGGCTAACTTGTATTGCTGGAACTATTTACAGCCTTGAAGAAATTGCGATGACGTTAATCTTGCCAGTTTGGACACATGATGTTTTAAGTATTTTTCATGCTTTAAATATACGTCAGCAATTACAAACAACCGATATTTCTACTGTCTAA